The Macrobrachium nipponense isolate FS-2020 chromosome 46, ASM1510439v2, whole genome shotgun sequence genome has a segment encoding these proteins:
- the LOC135214932 gene encoding trypsin-1-like encodes MLTSALFLCLVVILPISSANDSNIAGGQDAVKGQYPWLVSIEATNFVESWPLCAGILITDEWVLTAAHCLDSEKPEWLWVVTGEHDRKVEEGTEQRLTVSSFVKHPDYTYWQTPYQNDVGLIHLSTRAVLDSYTSLAPIPDEGVDDVSGMCEVAGWGSTYDGGVGATILQWAPVPLLDPRICEEAYGSAPDPNALCAGEILGGVGTCAGDNGGGLLCWSEKTGGHIVGGVMSWREGCALPGKPACYMNVAKYRDWIMSIINP; translated from the exons ATGTTAACCTCGGCACTCTTTCTTT GTCTCGTAGTGATTTTACCCATTAGTTCAGCTAATGATTCCAACATTGCCGGAGGACAAGATGCAGTGAAAG GTCAGTATCCTTGGCTTGTTAGCATTGAGGCAACAAACTTTGTTGAATCGTGGCCTTTATGTGCAGGAATTTTGATAACTGATGAATGGGTCCTCACAGCAGCCCATTGCTTGGATTCTGAAAAGCCAGAGTGGCTCTGG GTGGTGACAGGAGAACATGACAGGAAGGTTGAAGAAGGCACAGAACAGCGTTTGACTGTATCCTCCTTTGTGAAGCATCCAGATTATACGTA CTGGCAGACACCATATCAAAATGATGTAGGACTTATTCATTTAAGTACTCGTGCAGTCTTAGACTCATACACAAGCTTAGCACCTATCCCAGACGAAGGTGTTGACGATGTCTCGG GAATGTGTGAAGTTGCTGGATGGGGAAGCACTTATGATGGTGGTGTAGGAGCTACCATCCTCCAATGGGCTCCTGTTCCACTCTTAGACCCACGAATTTGCGAAGAAGCCTATGGTTCAGCACCAGACCCAAATGCTCTCTGTGCTGGTGAAATTTTGGGAGGGGTTGGCACCTGTGCT GGTGATAATGGTGGCGGCTTACTGTGTTGGTCAGAAAAAACTGGAGGACACATTGTTGGGGGCGTAATGTCATGGAGAGAAGGGTGTGCCCTACCAGGAAAACCAGCATGCTATATGAATGTCGCAAAGTATAGGGACTGGATTATGTCAATAATCAATCCCTAA